TCAACCTCTAAAGCTTTTCATAATCATTAGACTGGGGCTAAAGAAATGTGTTGTTTAGGATGCAGATAGAAGCAGTGTCCTGTTCCGACTGTTCAGTTGGTAATACGCGCCGTTAACATTAAACATCAACATACCTCTAATCCATAGAGTACAACATCGCAAGGTCTCTCGCCGTatattgctttaattttattttccatttccgGAACAAGCATACTAAACTGTGTTTTAGTTATAACAGCTTCAGCATGTGCGATGTCCAACTCGCAAACGGTGTTGCCCAACTTTTCCGGGTATTGCTCCGATACTATTAATGGAATTTGAAATTCCTTACCGGCCTTCGTCTGAAAACATTGTAATAAATGTATAGAGTTTACATTAAATATTCATATCCACATAATCTATAGAAAATAtggaaaagttctaaaacatagaTTGTTTAACTATTGTATAAAATAACAAGACTGATTTCTTTACGTTGATAGTAACAGCACTAAAACCATTTTAAAGAAGCGAAATAACAAATAGACATCCAAGGGCAATGTTCAAATTAGGCAATTCATTTTGATGTGCATTTGGACTTCACTTACTAACTTATCCGCATTTTTCAACAAGCCTTCGAATAACGGAATGACTGGGCGAAATTTCTCCTGAATGTCACATAGCAGAAACAGAGTTTTCTTCGGATTGAGAAACCGGAGACGATGCGCCATTTAGCCAAATAATTTTACCCCGAAAGAGTTCTGCTAATACTATTCATTTAATAGTTATTAAAATGCGGATTTTAATATTGTAGTTTGCAAGTACCGACTGTTAGGGTTAAAGTTCAATCAACCAAGTTAAGGCTATTTGTGTAACTTATTTGTAAATTCGGTAAATTTGCAGATTGTTATTTACACAGCtttgtgcaataaaaaatatgaaaaaatgttccACATCAGCTGTTGTATTTGTGTTTGCTTCCTCTTGCAAAACGTTTATTcacaattttatgtatttttaatttcttaacagGGTGTTTCCGCTAGCGATTACATATCGCAAGtgatctgaaatttttttatatcagagTCGGATTTAACAGAGGTATTTTAACGTAGACATTTCATGGAATAACTTTTCAGTTAAAAAACTGGTTGACAAAGTCTTTGTTTATGTGCactacttttattaattttaatgtatCGTTTGATGTATTTTAAGTTTGCCATCATCCTTGGTAGAACTCTACTCTACACGAAATGTCAAATTGAATTGCAGCTTCAGAATTGATTTTAGcgtactcataaaaaaaaaaaaataaagaattggcgcgtacacttctgttaggtgtttggccgatttgtggcgtgcgtcttgatgtttttccacaaatagatgGCTTACTCATAATGTAATAATAGGGGCCGTTCATAAATCTCGTGTcccgaatttcaaaaaaaaaaaatgccgccccccccccccccccacccTCTCCCCTTGTGCCTCTCTGTGACAAATCTTTACACAACTCCTGAAAGACACATGATAATTCATGATATAACCGAGACCTAATATCAAGTGTGCCAGTCCGTTCGATGTAcgtacttttgaatttttttttactttcatataTGATTTTAATCCATTTTACCTTTAGATGCTGAATTGTTACAGGTTTTTCAATATGTGTATACAACAAAAAGATACACAAATTTAAAAGGCTGTATTCTTCAATCCTCATCATCAGCAATGCTCAGAAAATAGTTTATTTCTGTGAAAGTGAATTCATCCGCTCTAAGGTGCTGGCGCACTGCAGGCGCGCTTTGCCTGCTGTACTTGCTTTGCTTGGGTTTGAAAACTTGTATGGCTAAATGGGCGCTTTGAACGCTGTCATAGCAATCAGATGATTCGTAAAATGAAGCAGAGATGTTAGCCATATTCAATAGTAggtaatacatttttgaatccTGATGTTAACTAGAAACTGTAAAAAGATATtgcgaatttttcttttaataatacaAATGTATAAGAtaagaccaaaattaagaaaacgttttttctaatagcggtcgcctctcggcaggcaatgggaaacctccgagtgtatttttgccatgaaaaaattcctcataaaaatatctgccgttcggaatcggcttgaaactgtaggtctcttcatttgtggaacaacatcaagacgcacgccacaaataggaggaggagctcaaccaaacaccccaaaagggcgtacgcgccaattatacctacgtacatacatacatacataagataAGACGCCAACCACATCGACGACGAAAGTTTGCgcgaattatattatatttagatcGACCAAAGCATGAGCACTTTCAGCTTTGCGCAAGCTTACAAGAGATGAGGAAGAATTCAAGAATGA
The sequence above is drawn from the Anastrepha obliqua isolate idAnaObli1 chromosome 4, idAnaObli1_1.0, whole genome shotgun sequence genome and encodes:
- the LOC129245395 gene encoding isochorismatase domain-containing protein 1, whose amino-acid sequence is MAHRLRFLNPKKTLFLLCDIQEKFRPVIPLFEGLLKNADKLTKAGKEFQIPLIVSEQYPEKLGNTVCELDIAHAEAVITKTQFSMLVPEMENKIKAIYGERPCDVVLYGLESHVCVEQTAIDFLNNGINVYIVADCCTSRLNQDRDLALDRLRSAGCVITTSESIIFNLLRDKNNPKFNAIRKLVNPPSIDMQLAKSGSGGSKL